GCTGTTGGGCATGTGGTTCCTGCGTGAACACGTGACGCCCGCCTCCTTCGGAGCCATCCTGCTGGCCCTCGTCGGCGTCGTGCTCATCGCCGGCGGGAATCCATCCAGCGGCGGCCGCTTCGGTGACATGCTCGCCCTGATCGGCGCCATCATGGCCGCCGCTTACCTGGTCGTCGGTCGACGTGTCAGGCGCCAGGTCGCCACGCTCGGGTATGTCTTGATCGCCTACTCGACCGCCGCCGTGCTGCTCTTGATATGGGGACTCACTATCAAGACGCCCTATGCCACCTTGCCCACGTCATCCTGGCTGTGGATTGCCGCCGCCGGGCTGGGTCCATCGGTCATCGGCCACACACTGTACAACCGCGCACTGAAGGATGTCTCCGCCCATGCCGTCGCCACGACGATTCTCGGCGGCGAGACACTCCTGGCGACCGGGTTGGCTGCGCTCGTGCTGCACGAATTCCCCAGCCGTTGGGCGTTCGTCGGTGCGGTGCCCATCGCGCTCGGCGTCTATTGGACATTCCGCTTGGAACGCGCCTCCGTTATCGCAACCCATCCGTAGCAACGACACCGCGAGTTTCCAGTCCCGCTCTTTGCGTTCTGTGTTCTAGGTCGGTTTCATAACCTCCGCAGTCGTGCGGTCGGGGGGGGGGCCCCCCCCCCCCCCCCCCC
The nucleotide sequence above comes from Candidatus Zixiibacteriota bacterium. Encoded proteins:
- a CDS encoding DMT family transporter, with protein sequence MSPTTKSHVSALSFWLLILAVIAVGPAAVLIRLAHAPPITVAAGRMLVAAVAISLIVLLRCGRDLVGIDHVALMRSLLAGLFLAVHFAVWISSLSYTSVANSVIIVTTQPIWAALLGMWFLREHVTPASFGAILLALVGVVLIAGGNPSSGGRFGDMLALIGAIMAAAYLVVGRRVRRQVATLGYVLIAYSTAAVLLLIWGLTIKTPYATLPTSSWLWIAAAGLGPSVIGHTLYNRALKDVSAHAVATTILGGETLLATGLAALVLHEFPSRWAFVGAVPIALGVYWTFRLERASVIATHP